A section of the Amycolatopsis sp. AA4 genome encodes:
- a CDS encoding NUDIX domain-containing protein, with amino-acid sequence MARTGSSRGKVEWGQTPRETAARELVEATGIRGQLVPAPAAVCVRSYRADWQPTLGLSYAAASSVLFPWWRNKVGQRRGLL; translated from the coding sequence ATGGCGCGGACGGGTTCCTCCCGGGGCAAAGTCGAATGGGGACAGACGCCGCGGGAAACTGCGGCCCGCGAGCTAGTGGAGGCGACCGGGATTCGCGGCCAGCTAGTGCCTGCACCAGCCGCGGTCTGCGTTCGCTCCTACCGCGCGGACTGGCAGCCGACGCTCGGGTTGTCGTATGCCGCGGCGTCGAGCGTTCTCTTCCCGTGGTGGCGGAACAAGGTCGGCCAGCGGCGTGGACTCCTCTGA
- a CDS encoding PQQ-binding-like beta-propeller repeat protein, whose translation MNGTGFRTAIASAAAVLIIVSPAAAAGHSRPVVASDWPTYHRDNARTGDAADLAPLGTLGMAWQATLDGAVYGQPLVVGGQILAATENNTVYSLDPATGATRWSAHLGEPARRAELPCGNIDPLGITSTMVYDPATARVYALAELTGGQHVLAGVNVGTGAVEVRTELEPPRGDWIAHQQRGALTLYNGRVYVPYGGLAGDCANYIGSVVSATTAGADPISYAVPTTREAGIWAPGGGVVDGPRLLYSVGNGESTMAYDDSDSVLALSPDLQRVDLFAPDTWADDNAQDLDLGSSSPTLLGDHVLAVGKRGTGYVLRHDQLGGVGGQLAQAEICKSFGGSATSGDTAYLPCTDGPAAVRVDENGTPQVVWRAALSANGSPTVGGGAVWVVDYNAGVLYALSPADGSVRGQLDLGEVPHFASPTLSGDHAYVGTMTGVAAVSGA comes from the coding sequence ATGAACGGAACTGGCTTCCGCACAGCGATCGCGAGCGCGGCCGCGGTGCTGATCATCGTCTCGCCGGCGGCGGCCGCCGGTCATTCCCGGCCGGTCGTCGCGAGTGATTGGCCGACGTATCACCGCGACAACGCGCGTACCGGCGACGCCGCCGATCTCGCGCCGCTGGGCACGCTCGGCATGGCTTGGCAGGCCACTTTGGACGGTGCGGTGTACGGCCAGCCGCTGGTGGTCGGCGGGCAGATCCTGGCCGCCACCGAGAACAACACCGTGTACTCGCTCGACCCGGCCACCGGCGCGACCCGCTGGTCCGCCCATCTCGGCGAGCCGGCGCGCCGCGCGGAGCTGCCGTGCGGGAACATCGATCCGCTCGGCATCACCAGCACCATGGTGTACGACCCGGCGACGGCGCGGGTCTACGCACTCGCCGAACTCACCGGCGGCCAGCACGTGCTCGCCGGGGTGAACGTGGGAACCGGTGCGGTGGAAGTGCGCACGGAACTGGAGCCGCCGCGCGGCGACTGGATCGCGCACCAGCAGCGAGGAGCGCTGACCCTGTACAACGGCCGGGTCTACGTGCCCTACGGCGGACTGGCCGGCGACTGCGCGAACTACATCGGCTCGGTCGTGTCGGCCACGACCGCCGGCGCCGACCCGATCAGCTATGCCGTGCCGACCACCCGGGAAGCCGGGATCTGGGCGCCGGGCGGCGGCGTCGTCGACGGGCCGCGGCTGCTCTACTCGGTGGGCAACGGCGAATCCACCATGGCCTACGACGACAGCGATTCCGTGCTGGCACTGTCGCCTGACCTGCAACGGGTGGACCTGTTCGCCCCCGACACCTGGGCCGACGACAACGCCCAGGACCTCGACCTCGGCTCGTCCAGCCCGACCCTGCTCGGCGACCACGTGCTCGCGGTCGGCAAACGGGGAACCGGGTACGTCCTGCGACACGACCAGCTCGGCGGCGTCGGCGGGCAGTTGGCCCAAGCCGAGATCTGCAAGTCCTTCGGCGGCAGCGCGACCAGCGGAGACACCGCGTACCTGCCCTGCACCGACGGCCCCGCCGCGGTGCGCGTCGACGAGAACGGCACGCCCCAGGTGGTCTGGCGCGCCGCACTCTCCGCGAACGGCTCCCCGACCGTAGGCGGCGGCGCGGTGTGGGTGGTGGACTACAACGCTGGCGTCCTGTACGCCTTGAGCCCGGCCGACGGATCAGTGCGCGGGCAGCTCGACCTGGGCGAGGTTCCGCATTTCGCCTCGCCGACTCTGTCCGGTGACCACGCCTATGTGGGCACGATGACCGGCGTGGCGGCGGTCTCCGGGGCCTGA
- a CDS encoding DUF4291 domain-containing protein, whose amino-acid sequence MPDQFRPSVPRRDVRAGYTDQTITVYQAYSRHIADVAVESQTFAAPFKRERMTWIKPSFLWMMYRSGWATKPEQERILEIQLTREGFEWALAHAALSSYEPGAYAGQQHWAERKRTSPVRIQWDPDRSLTLAPLDRRAIQIGLSGEAVERYLDQWIAKITDITPFAERIHRHVSSGRLEAAREELPGERVYPVPAPILGMIGASEHG is encoded by the coding sequence GTGCCCGACCAGTTCAGACCCAGCGTCCCGCGCCGGGACGTGCGGGCTGGCTACACCGACCAGACCATCACCGTTTACCAGGCGTACTCGCGGCACATCGCCGACGTCGCAGTCGAATCCCAGACCTTCGCGGCGCCGTTCAAGCGCGAGCGGATGACGTGGATCAAACCTTCGTTCCTGTGGATGATGTACCGATCCGGGTGGGCGACCAAACCTGAGCAGGAACGCATCCTCGAGATCCAGCTCACCAGGGAAGGATTCGAGTGGGCGCTCGCGCACGCCGCCCTCAGCAGCTACGAGCCCGGCGCCTACGCGGGCCAGCAGCACTGGGCTGAGCGCAAACGCACCAGCCCGGTCCGCATCCAGTGGGATCCCGACCGTTCGCTGACCCTCGCGCCGCTCGACCGGCGGGCCATTCAGATCGGGCTTTCCGGCGAGGCGGTCGAGCGCTACCTCGACCAGTGGATCGCCAAGATCACGGACATCACCCCGTTCGCCGAGCGGATCCACCGTCACGTCAGCTCCGGTCGTCTTGAAGCCGCGCGGGAAGAGTTGCCGGGCGAACGGGTTTATCCGGTGCCTGCGCCGATTCTCGGGATGATCGGCGCCAGCGAACATGGCTAG
- a CDS encoding GDSL-type esterase/lipase family protein, with product MRSSMINVLCYGDSNTYGQRSEEGYLGRWPLEIRWTGRLATLLDEGYHVVEEGLGGRTTDFDYPASMDRPGRNGRTYLLPALLSHNPLDVVVLMLGTNDLKIQFERTVAEVVSAIAGLLDDVAAYGWTEAERPPKVVLVSPPRIDVTAPDFAEVNGAFYDRTSAEKAEQLAGPLAELAAARGAAFVDAGAVTETGADGTHFSVPSHERFAHVIADEVRRVTGIG from the coding sequence TTGCGAAGCAGCATGATCAACGTGCTCTGCTACGGCGATTCCAACACCTACGGCCAGCGTTCCGAGGAAGGCTACCTGGGACGGTGGCCACTGGAGATCCGGTGGACCGGCCGGCTGGCGACCCTGCTCGACGAGGGATACCACGTGGTCGAGGAAGGCCTCGGCGGCCGCACGACCGATTTCGACTACCCGGCGTCCATGGACCGACCGGGCCGCAACGGGCGGACTTACCTGCTGCCCGCGTTGCTGAGCCACAATCCGCTCGATGTCGTCGTGCTGATGCTCGGCACCAATGACCTGAAGATCCAGTTCGAGCGCACGGTGGCGGAGGTGGTTTCCGCGATCGCCGGGCTCCTCGACGACGTCGCCGCATACGGGTGGACGGAGGCCGAGCGTCCGCCGAAGGTGGTGCTCGTGTCGCCGCCGCGGATCGACGTCACCGCGCCGGATTTCGCGGAGGTCAATGGGGCCTTTTACGACAGGACCTCGGCCGAGAAAGCGGAGCAGTTGGCCGGGCCGCTCGCGGAGCTCGCGGCGGCGCGCGGTGCGGCGTTCGTCGATGCTGGTGCCGTCACGGAGACGGGGGCCGACGGAACGCACTTCAGCGTGCCCTCGCACGAACGGTTCGCCCACGTGATCGCAGACGAAGTGCGGCGGGTCACCGGAATCGGCTGA
- a CDS encoding NADP-dependent oxidoreductase has product MRAVRFAAYGGPEVLELADVPEPHAGPGQIRVAVRAAGVNPHDWRTREGQFQRIRPLELPSGVGQDASGVVDEVGEDVTDIAVGDPVLGRGSNTYAEFAVLNSWARLPSGLTFAEAAGYPSVVETALRVLRLVGVQTGQTLLVSGAAGGVGSAVLQIARDRGIKVIGTASAANQDYVRSLDAIATTYDEGWVDRVRQLGQVDAALDLNGAGVLRGLLDLTGDPEKVITIADLEAPMLGIRFAGVGGDMREALAETVTLIERGKLRIPVDKSYPLSEAAAAHADSQAGHTRGRRVLLV; this is encoded by the coding sequence ATGAGAGCAGTGCGCTTCGCCGCTTACGGCGGCCCCGAGGTCCTCGAACTGGCCGACGTCCCCGAACCTCACGCCGGCCCCGGCCAGATCCGCGTCGCCGTGCGAGCGGCGGGCGTGAACCCGCACGATTGGCGCACTCGCGAGGGCCAGTTCCAGCGGATCCGCCCGCTCGAGCTGCCCTCCGGAGTCGGCCAGGACGCTTCCGGAGTGGTCGACGAGGTCGGCGAGGACGTCACCGACATCGCGGTAGGGGATCCGGTGCTGGGCCGAGGCTCGAACACCTACGCCGAGTTCGCCGTGCTGAATTCCTGGGCGCGCCTGCCGTCCGGTCTGACCTTCGCCGAAGCGGCCGGGTACCCGTCGGTGGTCGAGACCGCGCTCCGTGTCCTCCGCCTGGTCGGTGTCCAAACTGGACAAACGTTGCTGGTGAGCGGAGCGGCGGGCGGAGTCGGGTCGGCGGTTCTGCAGATCGCGCGCGACCGGGGGATCAAGGTGATCGGCACGGCCAGCGCCGCGAACCAGGACTACGTGCGCAGCCTGGACGCCATCGCGACCACCTACGACGAGGGCTGGGTCGACCGGGTGCGCCAGCTGGGCCAGGTCGACGCCGCGCTGGACCTCAACGGCGCCGGCGTGCTCCGCGGTCTGCTGGACCTGACCGGGGATCCGGAGAAGGTGATCACGATCGCCGACCTGGAAGCCCCGATGCTGGGCATCCGGTTCGCCGGGGTGGGCGGCGACATGAGGGAAGCCCTGGCCGAAACGGTGACCCTGATCGAGCGAGGGAAACTCCGCATCCCGGTCGACAAGTCCTACCCGCTGTCCGAAGCCGCGGCGGCACACGCGGACAGCCAGGCCGGACACACCCGCGGGCGGCGGGTTTTGCTGGTCTGA
- a CDS encoding alpha/beta hydrolase family protein yields MRLLLKRVLVSAAAAMLALTSPAAAHADTPSVPTLTDGFGLTQVGTAQGTATNFVVTVTTPAVAGQHHIRVIVPSSYYAETAKRYPVFYFLHGVGDDPGNPNLAYPAMLASQKMITVIPDGGLRGWYTDWVRQDTAAGAQNWETFHLNQVIPFIDANFRTIAAKSGRAVGGLSMGGFGALHYAEDRPELFAQAVSLSGAIDFNLYWVRTAIRGTLSNVGFAMSGTSGSGEGAGGSGFGPAVPTDSAFGSLNEAGDMSAALARGPVVNAGKLAGVGVSLYTGSGNGNPVNVLLDEPAFAESVTEAAQQNMKAALDKAGQRYYAVDYGNGKTWGPNCQGKHTAGCWGQDLADYLPRLEQAFAAA; encoded by the coding sequence ATGAGACTGTTGCTCAAGCGCGTGCTGGTGTCCGCCGCGGCGGCGATGCTGGCCTTGACCAGCCCCGCCGCCGCCCACGCCGACACCCCCTCCGTGCCGACCTTGACCGACGGCTTCGGCCTCACCCAGGTCGGGACCGCCCAGGGCACCGCCACCAACTTCGTCGTCACCGTGACGACCCCGGCGGTCGCGGGGCAGCACCACATCCGCGTCATCGTCCCGAGCAGTTATTACGCCGAAACCGCCAAGCGCTACCCGGTGTTCTACTTCCTGCACGGCGTCGGCGACGATCCGGGCAACCCGAATCTGGCGTACCCGGCGATGCTGGCCAGCCAGAAGATGATCACCGTGATCCCGGACGGCGGACTGCGCGGCTGGTACACCGACTGGGTGCGCCAGGACACCGCGGCCGGGGCGCAGAACTGGGAAACCTTCCATCTCAACCAGGTGATCCCGTTCATCGACGCCAACTTCCGCACCATCGCCGCGAAATCCGGCCGGGCGGTCGGCGGCCTCTCGATGGGCGGCTTCGGCGCGCTGCACTACGCCGAGGACCGTCCGGAGTTGTTCGCGCAGGCCGTTTCGCTGTCCGGCGCGATCGACTTCAACCTGTACTGGGTCCGCACGGCGATCCGCGGCACGTTGTCCAACGTCGGGTTCGCCATGTCGGGCACGTCCGGTTCGGGCGAGGGCGCCGGCGGCAGCGGGTTCGGCCCGGCCGTGCCGACCGATTCGGCGTTCGGCTCGCTCAACGAGGCGGGCGACATGTCCGCGGCGCTGGCCCGCGGTCCGGTCGTGAACGCCGGAAAGCTCGCCGGCGTCGGGGTTTCGCTCTACACCGGGTCCGGCAACGGCAACCCGGTCAACGTCCTCCTCGACGAACCGGCGTTCGCCGAATCGGTCACCGAGGCCGCGCAGCAGAACATGAAGGCGGCTTTGGACAAGGCCGGACAGCGTTACTACGCCGTGGATTACGGCAACGGCAAGACCTGGGGACCGAACTGCCAGGGGAAGCACACGGCCGGATGCTGGGGACAGGATCTGGCCGACTACCTGCCGCGGCTGGAGCAGGCTTTCGCTGCCGCGTAA
- a CDS encoding serine hydrolase: MRRLRRAVSILASAAAAVALAAPASAADAHADTQAVLNGYQSHAGPGAAVYAGNASGSWQLSAGSATITGAARPLRPDEHFRVASQTKTFTASVVLQLVDEGKVVLDAPIERYLPGLVDGNGYDGNRITVRQLLQHTAGIPAPDVLAWAQKAAGFVKPDGSIGLRDLVQVGLRNFPPASAPGAGVLYSNLGYLINGLLIEQVTGMSVGDAITARIIDRLGLAQTSFPRAGDRSLPAPYLPGYRGVRAGPFFFWTETTSAPVVSEPSIESSAGAIVSTLADMSTFYRALLDGKVVSPAALAEMRRTIQVPVHDPAYVGLGLGLQAITLSCGGEAWFHNGIAASGYTSWTAATDDGRYAAMMTNAWEETSIRPSPLDVIDSALCGSRQ, encoded by the coding sequence GTGCGCAGACTGAGACGGGCAGTTTCGATCCTGGCGAGCGCGGCCGCCGCCGTGGCGCTGGCCGCACCGGCGTCCGCGGCCGACGCGCACGCCGACACCCAGGCGGTCCTCAACGGCTACCAGTCCCACGCCGGACCGGGCGCGGCCGTCTACGCGGGCAACGCGTCCGGGTCGTGGCAGCTGTCCGCGGGCAGCGCGACGATCACCGGCGCCGCGCGGCCGCTCCGGCCGGACGAGCACTTCCGCGTCGCGAGCCAGACCAAGACCTTCACCGCGTCGGTGGTCCTGCAGTTGGTCGACGAGGGCAAGGTCGTGCTCGACGCGCCGATCGAGCGGTACCTGCCCGGGCTCGTCGACGGCAACGGCTACGACGGCAACCGGATCACCGTCCGGCAGCTCCTCCAGCACACCGCCGGAATCCCCGCCCCGGATGTGCTGGCGTGGGCGCAAAAAGCCGCCGGATTCGTCAAACCGGACGGCAGCATCGGCCTTCGCGACCTCGTCCAGGTCGGGCTGCGGAACTTCCCGCCCGCCTCCGCGCCGGGCGCCGGCGTGCTGTACTCGAACCTGGGCTACCTGATCAACGGCCTGCTGATCGAGCAGGTCACCGGGATGTCCGTCGGCGACGCGATCACCGCGCGGATCATCGACCGGCTCGGCTTGGCGCAGACCAGTTTCCCGCGCGCGGGCGACCGGTCCCTGCCCGCGCCGTACCTGCCCGGGTACCGCGGCGTCCGGGCGGGCCCGTTCTTCTTCTGGACCGAGACGACGTCGGCCCCGGTCGTCTCCGAACCGTCGATCGAAAGCTCGGCCGGCGCGATCGTCTCGACCCTGGCCGACATGTCGACCTTCTATCGCGCGCTGCTCGACGGCAAGGTCGTCTCGCCGGCCGCGCTGGCCGAGATGCGCCGGACGATCCAGGTGCCGGTGCACGATCCCGCGTACGTCGGCTTGGGCCTCGGCCTGCAGGCCATCACGCTGTCCTGCGGCGGCGAGGCGTGGTTCCACAACGGCATCGCGGCGTCCGGCTACACGTCGTGGACCGCGGCGACCGACGACGGCCGGTACGCCGCGATGATGACCAACGCGTGGGAGGAGACGAGCATCCGGCCCTCGCCTCTCGACGTGATCGACTCCGCTCTCTGCGGCAGCAGGCAGTGA
- a CDS encoding helix-turn-helix transcriptional regulator, translating into MTSRAGVLLRETRRQAGLTQEQLAERSGVSVSTIRRLENGRPVDPRMGTVKLIADALGTTPAEQRALLAEFGVSPAPEEAPAEAGPPRLRSALSEAADQFARVVASRWQREEEQRRVHDPFPLPVRWQRASPRLTDRWDNIRGVRPGGVAEPLDLDGELDGIADVYRRIPSGRLVVLGRAGSGKTILTLRFVLGYLRTRTAAEPVPAVFNVSTWDPTASTLRDWLIERLPQDYPDYPGLAGPLAAELVETGCVLPVLDGFDELAAGLHAAALAALGATSLPFLLTSRPVEYATAVAATDVPTSTAGVELLDLTPADVAHYLPRTSSRAGELWDPVLAELRAAPDGNLAAALRTPLMVTLARTVYSDGRDPAVLLDPARFPTSEALEDHLLASFVPTVYQHRPPHIARPLRSWDPERAQRWLGYLAQHVGHLDEHDLAWWQLGSSLRRSSRILAVVLASTLAIAVLNWLVFVPLDLIDRGTAFTFRAGLMDGLLIGPMVGLAFGLVHGLTIVCRGRIIEPSRVQIRLRGRHRTGRQFFRAYTSRLGATLLGGFVIGLGYGPVNTALHGLLFGFPPDGKSLVEKMLVPTLVYGLVFGLSAGLVFGLMAALEIPLDVGSAATPLGLLATNRTTALRQLLILVPAVALAIAFGGRLLVELLQGPLGPLRWPLSSGLLIGAVGGLGGGLSYVLAFTAWGQWVLLARIWLPLTGRLPWAVPAFLDDAYQRGVLRQAGAVYQFRHVRLQDHLGRAYRTPA; encoded by the coding sequence GTGACGAGCCGGGCCGGCGTTCTGCTGCGGGAGACGCGGCGGCAGGCGGGGCTGACGCAAGAGCAACTGGCCGAACGTTCCGGCGTCAGCGTCAGCACGATCCGGAGGCTGGAGAACGGCCGTCCCGTCGATCCGCGGATGGGCACCGTGAAACTGATCGCCGACGCGCTGGGAACCACGCCGGCCGAGCAGCGCGCGCTGCTGGCCGAGTTCGGCGTCTCCCCCGCGCCGGAAGAGGCGCCGGCGGAGGCCGGGCCGCCGCGGCTCCGGAGCGCGCTGTCGGAAGCCGCGGACCAGTTCGCGCGAGTAGTGGCTTCCCGCTGGCAACGCGAGGAAGAGCAGCGCCGCGTCCACGATCCTTTCCCGCTGCCGGTGCGCTGGCAGCGGGCTTCGCCGCGGCTGACCGATCGCTGGGACAACATCCGCGGCGTCCGGCCGGGCGGGGTCGCGGAACCGCTGGACCTGGACGGCGAACTGGACGGCATCGCGGACGTCTACCGGCGGATCCCGTCCGGTCGCTTGGTCGTCCTCGGCCGGGCCGGTTCCGGGAAGACGATCCTGACGCTGCGGTTCGTGCTGGGCTACCTCCGCACGCGCACCGCCGCCGAGCCGGTGCCGGCGGTCTTCAACGTCAGCACGTGGGACCCGACGGCCAGCACGCTGCGGGACTGGCTGATCGAACGCCTGCCGCAGGACTACCCGGACTATCCCGGCCTCGCCGGTCCCCTGGCCGCCGAGCTGGTCGAAACCGGGTGCGTGCTCCCGGTTCTGGACGGATTCGACGAACTCGCCGCCGGGTTGCACGCCGCCGCGCTGGCCGCGCTCGGCGCCACCTCGCTGCCGTTCCTGCTGACCAGCCGTCCCGTCGAATACGCGACCGCGGTCGCCGCGACCGACGTGCCGACCTCGACCGCGGGTGTGGAACTGCTCGACCTGACTCCCGCCGACGTCGCCCACTACCTGCCCCGCACGTCCTCCCGCGCCGGAGAATTGTGGGACCCGGTGCTCGCCGAACTGCGCGCCGCTCCGGACGGAAACCTCGCCGCTGCGCTGAGAACGCCGTTGATGGTGACTCTCGCGCGAACCGTCTACAGCGACGGCCGGGACCCAGCGGTTTTGCTGGACCCCGCCCGGTTCCCGACCTCGGAGGCGCTCGAAGACCACCTGCTCGCCAGCTTCGTGCCCACCGTCTACCAGCACCGGCCCCCGCACATCGCCCGCCCGCTCCGCAGCTGGGATCCCGAACGCGCCCAGCGGTGGCTGGGATATCTGGCCCAGCACGTCGGTCACCTCGACGAGCACGACCTGGCGTGGTGGCAGCTGGGCAGTTCGCTGCGGCGGTCGTCGCGAATCCTCGCCGTCGTGCTGGCTTCGACGCTCGCCATCGCGGTGCTGAACTGGCTCGTCTTCGTCCCGCTCGACCTCATCGATCGCGGCACCGCGTTCACCTTCCGCGCAGGCCTGATGGACGGGCTCCTGATCGGCCCGATGGTGGGTCTGGCGTTCGGGCTGGTCCACGGACTGACGATCGTGTGCCGCGGGCGGATAATCGAACCGTCGCGCGTCCAGATCCGGCTGCGAGGACGACATCGGACCGGCAGGCAGTTCTTCCGCGCCTACACCTCCCGCCTCGGCGCCACGCTGCTCGGCGGGTTCGTCATCGGACTCGGATACGGCCCGGTCAACACGGCTTTGCACGGCCTGCTCTTCGGATTCCCGCCGGACGGCAAGTCGCTGGTCGAGAAAATGCTCGTGCCGACCCTCGTCTACGGGCTCGTCTTCGGGCTCTCGGCCGGACTGGTGTTCGGGCTGATGGCCGCGCTGGAAATCCCTCTGGACGTCGGATCGGCGGCCACCCCGCTCGGCCTGCTGGCCACGAACCGCACGACGGCGTTGCGCCAGTTGCTCATCCTGGTGCCGGCAGTCGCCCTCGCGATCGCTTTCGGCGGGCGGCTGCTGGTCGAACTTCTCCAAGGCCCGCTCGGTCCGCTCCGGTGGCCGCTGTCGTCCGGCCTGCTGATCGGCGCCGTCGGCGGTCTGGGCGGCGGGCTTTCTTACGTGCTGGCGTTCACGGCTTGGGGACAGTGGGTGCTGCTGGCGCGCATCTGGCTCCCGCTGACCGGCCGCCTGCCGTGGGCGGTGCCGGCGTTTCTCGACGACGCGTACCAGCGCGGGGTGCTGCGGCAGGCGGGGGCGGTGTACCAGTTTCGCCATGTGCGGCTTCAGGATCATCTGGGTCGCGCGTACCGGACACCCGCCTGA
- a CDS encoding DMT family transporter — MKLKDSATLPEAPALPRAGLWWGLLGVAAFSFTVPFTRVAVENGGLSAMFIGSARAAVAAVLATVALIATKQRLPRGTQWFRLAVVAGGVVVGFPMLTSYALTTASASHGAVVIALLPAATAVVAVLRTHERPPAIFWALAAVGAVAAVGFAVLQGGGLSGVQWSDALFFGAVLAAAVGYAEGGLLARELGAWQTVSWALVVASPLMVALTVVSMAQHPPHATVGEWAAFAYLAVVSMYLAFFAWYRGLGLGPMTQVSQVQLVQPVLNLLWAAVFLGEELTWQTMLGGLAVIVCAGSAVRVRTARG; from the coding sequence ATGAAACTGAAGGATAGCGCTACTCTCCCGGAAGCACCGGCGCTACCCCGGGCCGGTCTCTGGTGGGGACTGCTCGGCGTCGCGGCGTTCTCGTTCACCGTGCCGTTCACCCGGGTCGCCGTCGAAAACGGCGGCCTCTCGGCGATGTTCATCGGCTCCGCGCGCGCAGCGGTCGCCGCGGTGCTCGCGACCGTCGCGCTGATCGCCACCAAACAACGCCTTCCGCGCGGCACCCAGTGGTTCCGCCTGGCCGTCGTCGCGGGCGGAGTGGTGGTCGGCTTCCCGATGCTGACCTCGTACGCGCTCACCACCGCCTCCGCCAGCCACGGCGCGGTGGTCATCGCGCTGCTCCCCGCCGCGACAGCCGTAGTAGCGGTACTCCGCACCCACGAACGTCCACCCGCGATTTTCTGGGCACTTGCCGCCGTCGGCGCCGTCGCGGCGGTCGGCTTCGCTGTCCTGCAAGGCGGCGGCCTCAGCGGAGTGCAGTGGTCGGACGCGCTGTTCTTCGGCGCCGTGCTGGCCGCCGCGGTCGGTTACGCGGAGGGCGGGTTGCTGGCGCGGGAATTGGGTGCGTGGCAGACCGTTTCGTGGGCGCTGGTGGTGGCGTCGCCGTTGATGGTCGCGTTGACCGTCGTATCGATGGCTCAGCACCCTCCACATGCGACAGTGGGCGAGTGGGCCGCTTTCGCCTACCTGGCGGTGGTGAGCATGTATCTGGCCTTCTTCGCGTGGTACCGCGGGTTGGGGCTGGGGCCGATGACGCAGGTCAGCCAGGTGCAGTTGGTGCAGCCGGTGCTGAACCTGTTGTGGGCGGCGGTATTCCTGGGCGAGGAGCTGACCTGGCAGACCATGCTGGGCGGGTTGGCGGTCATCGTCTGCGCGGGGAGCGCGGTGCGGGTGCGGACTGCTCGGGGTTAG
- a CDS encoding PLP-dependent aminotransferase family protein gives MSDDSSSRIASTLREWIATAPAGAKLPSSRELVARYSASPVTVQKALRSLSSQGLVESLPGVGTFVRAAPATGSGDYGWQTAALGTPGHGLLNQPASLQPVSTDSVALHSGYPDPELLPERLVRSAFARAARTAALVGRPPTAGVPELQAWFAAELRAATPAGIAPVTPRDVVITPGSQSGLVTAFRALVGPGQPLLLESPTYWGAILAATKAGVAVVPVPSGPNGPDPEVLARTFEQTGARAFYAQPSFASPTGALWQPDLVDRVLDTVRRHGAFLIEDDSAHDFGITAEPQPIAGRDDDGHVVYLRSLTKSVSPAIRVAALIARGPARDRILVDTLAESMYVSTVLQTVALDVVTQPAWRTHLRRVRHQLKTRRDLLLTGLREHAPAVRVESVPQGGLNLWARLPGTVDLSRVVRDCESAGVVIGPGDEWFPAEPTGRFIRLNYAGPNPDAFADAARVIQEAVAANA, from the coding sequence ATGTCCGACGATAGCAGCTCCCGGATCGCTTCGACACTGCGCGAGTGGATCGCCACCGCCCCGGCCGGAGCGAAACTGCCGTCCTCGCGGGAGCTGGTCGCGCGGTACTCGGCCAGTCCGGTGACTGTCCAGAAAGCACTGCGCTCCCTGTCTTCCCAAGGACTGGTGGAAAGCCTGCCGGGAGTCGGCACGTTCGTCCGTGCCGCGCCCGCCACCGGGTCCGGCGACTATGGCTGGCAGACCGCGGCGCTCGGCACCCCGGGGCACGGGCTGCTCAACCAGCCCGCGTCGCTGCAGCCGGTATCCACCGACTCAGTAGCGCTTCATTCCGGCTATCCCGACCCGGAACTGCTGCCGGAGCGCCTCGTCCGGAGCGCGTTCGCCCGGGCGGCGCGGACCGCGGCGCTGGTCGGACGGCCGCCGACCGCGGGCGTTCCCGAACTGCAGGCCTGGTTCGCCGCGGAACTGCGCGCGGCCACCCCGGCGGGCATCGCCCCGGTGACCCCGCGGGACGTGGTGATCACGCCGGGCAGCCAAAGCGGCCTGGTCACCGCCTTCCGCGCGCTGGTCGGGCCGGGGCAGCCGCTCCTGCTGGAGTCTCCGACGTACTGGGGCGCGATCCTCGCGGCGACGAAAGCGGGCGTCGCGGTGGTGCCGGTGCCGAGCGGCCCGAACGGACCGGACCCCGAGGTGCTGGCCAGGACGTTCGAACAGACCGGCGCGCGGGCTTTCTACGCGCAGCCCAGTTTCGCCAGCCCGACCGGGGCGCTGTGGCAGCCCGACCTGGTCGACCGGGTCCTGGACACCGTCCGCCGGCACGGCGCGTTCCTGATCGAGGACGATTCCGCGCACGATTTCGGCATCACCGCGGAACCCCAGCCCATCGCCGGCCGGGACGACGACGGCCACGTGGTCTATCTCCGCTCCCTCACCAAGAGCGTCTCGCCGGCGATCCGCGTCGCCGCGCTGATCGCCCGCGGCCCGGCGCGCGACCGGATTCTCGTGGATACGCTGGCGGAATCGATGTACGTCAGCACGGTGCTGCAGACCGTCGCGCTCGACGTCGTGACCCAGCCCGCGTGGCGCACCCACCTGCGGCGGGTCCGGCACCAGCTCAAGACCCGCCGCGACCTGCTGCTCACCGGCCTCCGCGAGCACGCGCCCGCGGTGCGGGTGGAATCCGTGCCGCAGGGCGGGTTGAACCTCTGGGCTCGACTGCCTGGAACCGTCGACCTGTCGCGCGTGGTCCGCGACTGCGAATCCGCCGGGGTGGTCATCGGACCCGGCGACGAATGGTTTCCCGCCGAGCCGACCGGACGGTTCATCCGGCTCAACTACGCCGGACCGAACCCGGACGCGTTCGCCGACGCCGCGCGGGTGATCCAGGAGGCAGTGGCGGCGAACGCCTGA